TTGCGCCGTAGGATATTTAGGAGAAGGAACTGAGGAAGGATTATATGACAACAGAAATACGGAACGTATCATAGATATCAATTATTCAAAGCTGGTTCCGGTGATGAACTATTTTGCTCAGAAATTTGAAAGCAGAAGATCAGGTACTATTATCGGACTTTCATCAGTAGCAGGAGACAGAGGTAGACAAAGTAACTTCATCTATGGAAGTGCAAAAGCTGCCTTTACAGCCTATTTGAGTGGTCTGAGAAACTATCTTTTTGATAAAAAAGTACATGTTCTTACAATAAAACCAGGGTTTATGGCTACTAAAATGACGGAAGGCCTGCCTTTAAACCCGAAACTGACGGCTACTCCGAAACAAGCCGCAGACTGTATTTATAAAGCCTTCAAAAAGGATAAAAATGTGGCATATGTTTTGCCGGTTTGGAGTATAATTATGATGATTATCAGGAATATCCCTGAATTTATATTTAAAAAATTAAAGCTTTAAAGAAATGAAAAAATTGTATTGTTTTGATTTTGACGGAACCCTGACGTATAAAGATACTATGTTTATGTATCTCAAATTCTACGATTCTACAAAATACCGTATACAATTTTTGAGACATGTTCCGCTCTTTATCCTGCTGAAATTAAAGCTGGCTGAAACCGAAAAGGTGAAAAAAAGTTTTATTGGTTCTATTTTAAAAGGACAGACTCAGGAAAAGATAGAGCAAAAGTCTAAACTGTTTTTTGAACAGCATTATCCTAAAATTGTGCGTGAAAATGCGCTCGACTTTATTAATAATATAGATCATAACAATACACAAAGTTTATTGGTTACGGCTTCATTGGATATCTGGGTAAAGCCATTCGCTCAGGCACTTAAAATGGAGCTTGTTTCTACGCGGGCAGAGTTTAAGAACGGGGTTTTCACAGGAAATTTTGTAGGAAAAAACTGCAACGGGAAAGAAAAACTTGTAAGAATAAAAGAAGAAATAAACGATTCTAAATACGATAAAATTATTGCATTTGGCGATACTTCCGGAGATCGGCCAATGTTGAAATGGGCAAATGAAGGACATTATCAATTTTTTCACTAATTTTGGGAGATAAAATTGTAAAAAATGAAAAGCCTGTTAATTGCATGTGCAGTAATCTTCATGAGCTGTGCAAGCACTTCATCCCAGAAGTCTTCTGCTGTGCAGGAAAATGCTGAACTTCTTGTCTCTGAATCCCAGGGAGGAGCAGATACATCCGGCTTTACAATCATTAAAGACGAAAAAGATTTTCGAAACAGAATCAGAGGAAGTTTTGGTGTTGTAGACCTTGATAAAGAATCTTATATCAAATATCCTTCATTTCCGAAAAACAAAAAAGTCGTTTTATACAATTTGGGAACTTTCAGATCCGGAAGTCACAAAATTGATGAAATTAAGAGCGCGTCTGTAAAAAATCAGATTCTTTATGTAGAAGTTCCGGCCGGAGAACCTTCCGGTGGAATGGAAATTCAGGTGATGTCTAATCCCTGGATTATTTTCACTGTTCCCGCCAATTACCAGTTTACCTCCGTAGAATTAAAATATTCAAAATAAGAATGGATAAAGTATATTTAGATAATGCCGCAACCACTCCGCTTGCAGAAGAAGTAATAGATGCAATGGTGGGTACTATGAAGATGAATTTCGGAAACCCGTCTTCAACGCACAGCTTTGGCCAGGAAGCAAAAATCCTTATTGAAAATGTAAGAAGACAGGTTGCAGACTATCTTCATGTAACTCCTGCCGAAATCATTTTCACTTCCTGCGGAACAGAATCCAACAATATGATCATCAAATCCTCGGTAGAGCACCTTGGAGTAGAAAGAATCATCAGTTCTCCTCTGGAACATAAATGTGTTTCTGAAAGTATTCTGGATATGAAGAGCAGAAAAGGAGTAGAAGTAAACTATATCCGCCCGAATGAAAAAGGAGATATTGACCTTACAAAATTAGAAGAGCTGTTAAAAGCTTCAGATAAAAAAACATTGGTAAGCTTAATGCATGCTAATAACGAAATCGGAAATATTATCGACCTTAAAAAAGTTGCCCAGCTATGCAAAGAGCATAACGCGCTTTTCCACTCGGATACCGTACAAACTATGGCTCACATGAACCTTGATCTGTCTGATATCCCTGTAGACTTTGCTTCATGCAGTGCCCACAAGTTTCATGGACCAAAAGGAGCAGGATTTGCATTTATCAGAAAGGCAACAGGCTTAAAAGGGATTATCACAGGAGGGCCTCAGGAAAGAAGCCTTAGAGCCGGAACAGAAAATGTTTGCGGAATCGTAGGATTAGGTAAAGCATTGGAACTTTCCCTTAATCATATGGGTGAGTATACCAACCATATGCAGGATATCAAAAATTATACGATTGAGAGACTTTCTGCCGAAATTGAAGGGATTAAATTCAATGGAAGAAGTGCTGAGAAGGAAAACAGTCTTTATACGGTTTTAAGTGCATTATTACCTTATAAAAACCCATTGATCGGGCTTCAGCTGGATATGAAGGGAATTGCAATTTCTCAGGGGAGTGCATGCTCATCAGGAGCTTCAAAACCTTCCATGGTTATGATGATGGTGCTTTCTGAGGACGAAATGGATCACTGTACGCCATTACGTATCTCTTTCAGCCATATGACGACGAAAGCAGAGATTGATTCATTAGTGAATGCTTTGAAGGAAATTTCAAGCGATTACACTATAGAAAAAACTAATGTTGAGCATAGATAGGCTTGTGCTTTAAAAATCGTAATTTTGAACATCCAATAGAGGATTAAAAAGAAAATAATATTAATTAAAATAAAAGAAACAAAATGGCTTTAGAAATTACAGACAGCTCATTTCAGGATACGGTTTTAAAATCAGACAAACCGGTATTAGTAGACTTCTGGGCAGTATGGTGCGGACCTTGCAGAACATTAGGACCAATCATCGAAGAAGTAGCATCAGATTTTGAAGGTAAAGCAGTAGTAGGGAAGGTAGATGTAGACAACAACCAGGAAATCTCTATGCAGTATGGTATCAGAAATATTCCTACAGTTCTTATTTTTAAGAACGGGGAGGTAGTGGATAAATTAGTAGGGGTAGCTCCAAAAGAAGTTATCGCTGAAAAATTAAGCGCTCACTTATAAAAAAACAACTTTGGTAATGAATGCCTTCCATGATTGGGAGGCATTTTTTTTGAAAATAATTTGCAGGTAAGGAAAAAAGGTGTAATTTTGCAACCACGAAAAAGAAACGAAGTTCTTTAATAATTTGATCCGGTAGTTCAGTTGGTTAGAATGCCGCCCTGTCACGGCGGAGGTCGCGGGTTCGAGTCCCGTCCGGATCGCAGAAGTTTTCTCAATTTCTTTTAAAAAAATTGATCCGGTAGTTCAGCTGGTTAGAATGCCGCCCTGTCACGGCGGAGGTCGCGGGTTCGAGTCCCGTCCGGATCGCAGAAGTTTTCTCAATTTCTTTTAAAAAAATTGATCCGGTAGTTCAGCTGGTTAGAATGCCGCCCTGTCACGGCGGAGGTCGCGGGTTCGAGTCCCGTCCGGATCGCAGAAGTTTTCTCAATTTCTTTAAAAAAATTGATCCGGTAGTTCAGCTGGTTAGAATGCCGCCCTGTCACGGCGGAGGTCGCGGGTTCGAGTCCCGTCCGGATCGCAGAAGTTTTCTCAATTTCTTTAAAAAAATTGATCCGGTAGTTCAGCTGGTTAGAATGCCGCCCTGTCACGGCGGAGGTCGCGGGTTCGAGTCCCGTCCGGATCGCAAAAAGTCTTCTAGAAATAGAAGACTTTTTTTTTTATAACCTTTGTAAGAGTTTGGATGCTAAATAAGGAGGGTGGAACATTTAAGTCTGTTCTATTTTAATTTAACGCAAAGTTATATTCATTTATCTTATTGTTAAGGAAGCTAAGTAATCGACAATGTCGCTGATGAAGCTGAGTGAAAATTTGTAAGCTTAGAAAGAATCAACAAAGTTGATTCCTGTCTTTGCTCTCTTAAAAATGAACGATCAGATACTAAATCTTTGTGTTAAATTTAAATTAAAAATGTTTTACTCCTCAGATTTGGAGTCCTTGCCATGAAATAGTTAACATTAAGACACAAAAAAAGACTTTCAGAAATGTAAGTCTTTTTGCTCTTCCTACTGACATAGATTAGAATTGTTTCGTATAGTTAATTATTGAATTAGCCTAATTTTAAATTCCTTGCAGTGCTCGAAACATTTGAGTTGAAGAATGTTTTAGATTCGAAAATACAAAGAGTATCACACAGATATTAAAACCTGTTATGCTTTAGGAATTTACAAAGAAATTCCCGGTTCAATATCTCCTTATTGGAAATATGAAAACCCTGAAAAGTTTATCGGTTCTGGATTTTCTAAAAATATTCAGAATGATCTGGAGGATACTCTTGATTCCCGTTTATACTTTAGCCGAAAAGCATTCATTTTTCTATCCTCAAGAAATAGATGAATATGGTAAGCACAAAGCGTTGTGCATCTGTTTCATGTGGGGGAAGGCTTTTCGTAATGGAGTAATTTCTATGGCGGAAATCTAACCGGAGTGATAACGAAGTCAATCGACTTGGTACAAAGATGCTGGAAAATGGAATTCCTAAGCCAGAAAGCCTATGAAGAAACCAGGAAAGAAAGGTTTCATCCTAATGAAACTTAACTGTGTCTCGAAACTCAATCTTTTTGAGTGATTAGTAGAGGAAGCCATAAAAAAACCACGCCCAAGAGCGTGGTTAAAATTTCAAACTTCATCCAAATCTTGGATAAAAGTATGAAAAATATTAGTTGTCCAAATATATCGTCATTTTATTTTTTGATTATTTTAACAACAGAATCAGAATCATTAATTCTTATTAAATATGCTCCTGAAAGTAAAGAAGAAACATCAGTCTTCTTATTTTCAAATTTTCCAGTTTTTACTAGTTGCCCGGACATATTATAAATTTGATAATAATAGTCTTTAGTATCTTTTGCATCAATATATAATATCGTACTTACAGGATTTGGATACACTACAAGTTTATCAGATTCTACTTTCTGCTCAACTTCTTTTTCAGCAAAAGTATTAACGGCCCGTTTTCCTGAATTATTTGTTACAGACAGACCCAGGTATCTAGGTTCATCTTTTGCACAACGGCAAGACATAGCAGCTTGAGGATAAACTCCAGTGCCAGAAGCTACACTTCCTATATAACTAACCGAAGGTGATTGAATTCTAAGAGCAATTGCCCAGCCTGAATTTAGGTCTCCTAATGATGCTGTCCATAGCCCGGTAGAATTAGCAAATGTTGGCATTGTATTCGTAGGTGTCCCAATTGATTTTGGTATCCATCCGCTTCCACCAAAAAGTCCTCTAATTCCACTTGTAGGAATATTTCCAATATTATACTTAGACCCATTGAAGTTAAATACCCATCCCCAATAGGTATTAAATCTTGAATATGTAACAGATGGATCGTAACCATAATAGGCAACATTGGCGGAGTTAGCAAGCATATAGCCAGGGTATTTAATCTCACCAACTGCGTTATTACTAGCTCCTTTTAATTGTGCTATAACACCCTGCCCAATTCCGTATGTTGATAGGTTTGCGGCATTAGCACGTCCCTTATTATAAAACCATGGCGATGAACCTTGATTATATCCAAATAAACCAGCCATAGTAGTGTCAGGGATTCTATAACCATTAGGACAAGGGTCAAATGGTGATTTTTCGGTATTATGTCCCCATCTTTCTGGCATCATTTCTTTTTCATCAGAAATCCAATCTTTTACCTGGGCATTAGCCACATTTCTATTCTGTTTTGCAAATCTAGCATCTGCAGAATTATATACAATTTCTTCAAAACCAACCTCAGTAGGTGTTGTAAGTGAAGGATTATTATCTAAAGATGTATTATGAAATAGAAAGTAAAAAGGATTTTCTGTAGAATACTTTAGAATCTTTCTTATTTTCTCACTTGGAGTATCAGTTGGCGAAACACCAGCTTCCTGCTTATAGGTGCTATACTCTCTGGAATAACCATTTGCTGTTTTATCTCTAAAGTTTGCATCTGAGATTCCTGCTGAATAACTTGTTAAATTTATAGTACCATCAGTATTCGCGGCTGCTATCTGCCTAAACACCTGATAAGATGGGTCATTGTAAATAACATTTGGAGCAGAAGTACAGGTAGCACATCTGTTTAGAGTACCACCGTTAAAATAGAATGTTGGCAAAGGATCTTTTCTGCCCCACTGGTAATGCAGTCCACTTGCAAAGTGAGTTTTGATATTAGATTCTGTTCTATCAGGAGTATTAATATCTATCGGAAGATCTTCTAAAGCCCCTAAATCTCTATCCATAAAAACAGTTTCCATAGGTGCCACTCCGCTTTTTGTAGGATTAATAATATGTCCGCTTGTATTTGGAGTTACCATTCCGTTATCCGCTGCTAAGCTTGAATTTTCTTCTGTCACATATTTTGGTAAGTCATTAACAGTAGATCTAGGTGCCCAGATATGCCAGCTCCAAACCACAGGATCCTGCATCTTAGAGTTAAGCCACTGTCCAGAATTTCCCCTATGAAAAGCAACCACTGCGTTACCTATAACATTGGGTTTTAAAGTAATCCTAAGCTCACTATTTTCGTCAATATTATCAGGATTAGGATATATTTCCATTTTACTGATTAAATTTTTATCAGTTGTCCATACAATACTTGGCGTATTTTTAGTTCCTTCTCTGAAAGTTCTATTGCTCCCTCCATTAAGGTACAGCATATCCATTGCAATTGCTTTTTTGAGCTTTATTGTTACAATTCTGTCATCAGGATTAGCTGTATTAGTATAGGCTATAAAACTGTTCGGTTCTTTTGCCCATTCTTTCAATGTTGC
The nucleotide sequence above comes from Chryseobacterium sp. 7. Encoded proteins:
- a CDS encoding cysteine desulfurase family protein, producing MDKVYLDNAATTPLAEEVIDAMVGTMKMNFGNPSSTHSFGQEAKILIENVRRQVADYLHVTPAEIIFTSCGTESNNMIIKSSVEHLGVERIISSPLEHKCVSESILDMKSRKGVEVNYIRPNEKGDIDLTKLEELLKASDKKTLVSLMHANNEIGNIIDLKKVAQLCKEHNALFHSDTVQTMAHMNLDLSDIPVDFASCSAHKFHGPKGAGFAFIRKATGLKGIITGGPQERSLRAGTENVCGIVGLGKALELSLNHMGEYTNHMQDIKNYTIERLSAEIEGIKFNGRSAEKENSLYTVLSALLPYKNPLIGLQLDMKGIAISQGSACSSGASKPSMVMMMVLSEDEMDHCTPLRISFSHMTTKAEIDSLVNALKEISSDYTIEKTNVEHR
- the trxA gene encoding thioredoxin, coding for MALEITDSSFQDTVLKSDKPVLVDFWAVWCGPCRTLGPIIEEVASDFEGKAVVGKVDVDNNQEISMQYGIRNIPTVLIFKNGEVVDKLVGVAPKEVIAEKLSAHL
- a CDS encoding SDR family NAD(P)-dependent oxidoreductase, whose product is MIVLGSTSEVAQAFVEKALQEGEKFEKIYLFTSNKETTERFARHIDVKFLQQAEVIELDLTKEIDYNRFDNINSDVLFCAVGYLGEGTEEGLYDNRNTERIIDINYSKLVPVMNYFAQKFESRRSGTIIGLSSVAGDRGRQSNFIYGSAKAAFTAYLSGLRNYLFDKKVHVLTIKPGFMATKMTEGLPLNPKLTATPKQAADCIYKAFKKDKNVAYVLPVWSIIMMIIRNIPEFIFKKLKL
- a CDS encoding HAD family hydrolase, with the translated sequence MKKLYCFDFDGTLTYKDTMFMYLKFYDSTKYRIQFLRHVPLFILLKLKLAETEKVKKSFIGSILKGQTQEKIEQKSKLFFEQHYPKIVRENALDFINNIDHNNTQSLLVTASLDIWVKPFAQALKMELVSTRAEFKNGVFTGNFVGKNCNGKEKLVRIKEEINDSKYDKIIAFGDTSGDRPMLKWANEGHYQFFH